Proteins co-encoded in one Vibrio fortis genomic window:
- the ubiU gene encoding ubiquinone anaerobic biosynthesis protein UbiU yields MELLCPAGNLPALKTAIDCGADAVYIGFKDDTNARHFAGLNFSGKKLDRAVEYVHDRNKKIHIALNTFAHPNGFQRWTNAVDQAAALGVDALIVADIAVLEYAANKYPHMELHLSVQASATNAAAIDFYHKNFNVKRVVLPRVLSIHQVKQLSRNISSDVDLEVFAFGSLCIMAEGRCYLSSYMTGESPNTVGACSPAKYVRWQETETGLESRLNEILIDKYAQGENAGYPTLCKGRFEAEIEGERKRYHALEEPTSLNTLSMLPELFAANVASVKIEGRQRSPAYVEQVTRTWRAAIDRYQANPEAYQVEAAWNAALANVSEGTQTTLGAYHRKWQ; encoded by the coding sequence ATGGAACTCTTATGCCCAGCAGGAAACTTACCTGCTTTGAAAACAGCCATTGACTGTGGTGCGGATGCTGTCTACATCGGATTCAAAGACGACACCAATGCACGCCACTTTGCTGGCTTGAACTTCTCTGGCAAAAAGCTAGATCGTGCCGTTGAATACGTCCATGATCGCAACAAAAAAATTCATATCGCACTCAACACATTCGCTCACCCCAATGGTTTCCAACGCTGGACCAATGCTGTCGATCAAGCGGCTGCATTAGGTGTTGATGCACTGATCGTTGCAGATATCGCCGTTCTTGAATACGCAGCAAACAAATACCCGCATATGGAGCTGCACCTATCAGTTCAAGCTTCTGCGACCAACGCTGCGGCGATTGACTTCTACCACAAAAATTTCAACGTGAAGCGTGTGGTGCTGCCACGCGTGCTGTCGATTCACCAAGTGAAACAGCTATCTCGCAATATCTCTTCCGATGTGGATCTCGAGGTATTCGCATTCGGTAGCCTGTGCATTATGGCAGAAGGTCGTTGCTACCTCTCTTCTTACATGACGGGTGAATCGCCAAATACTGTCGGTGCTTGCTCGCCAGCGAAATATGTACGCTGGCAAGAGACCGAGACAGGTCTAGAATCTCGCCTCAATGAAATTTTGATCGACAAGTACGCACAAGGTGAGAATGCTGGCTACCCTACACTGTGTAAGGGGCGTTTCGAGGCTGAAATCGAGGGCGAACGTAAGCGCTATCATGCCCTAGAAGAGCCAACTAGCTTAAATACCTTATCTATGCTGCCAGAACTGTTTGCCGCGAACGTAGCATCGGTGAAAATCGAAGGCCGTCAACGCAGCCCTGCTTACGTGGAACAAGTGACTCGTACATGGCGTGCAGCCATTGATCGTTACCAAGCGAATCCAGAGGCTTACCAAGTTGAAGCCGCTTGGAATGCTGCTCTAGCGAATGTATCTGAAGGTACACAAACAACGCTAGGTGCTTACCACCGTAAATGGCAATAG